The following are from one region of the Bacteroidales bacterium genome:
- a CDS encoding D-alanyl-D-alanine carboxypeptidase, which yields MKPQNKWIPYFWGIMAGIWLLAAVEAIYFYSKFLKDRTKTEQQKKETEAKIIPLSALDSLKYYVDELATHDSISHGTFGFFVATADSGKIIYERNSDISLIPASSLKVVTTGIALKTLGKDFYFPTILQYSGVIDKNSKTLRGNIYIHGSGDPTLGSNNFGVNAMEITLRQWLTAIDSLGIDSINGSIIGDGEIYDYDATPGGWAWEDVVNNYGAAPSGLSFHDNCYDIKVTITKYGVKSEIEPDVPQFTTQNNILYNPFIYNSYVYAAGPPFVNERIVRGEVKYNGVYSCPVPDPAYFCAYTLYKYLKKNKINVSDSATTIRKLNLKGYYEKPLRKPVLITYSPSLTNIAYFTLHVSDNMYAETFLKEISVAKNKFGNTLGGINAIYDYWSDKNIDLRGFYMTDGSGLSRNNNITAKQLTYMLVSFANDSDIFVPLYKCMPIVGENYYNKDSDSTSIFRYNIHAKSGYMSRVRSYTGYCRNKKGKMLAFTMIANNHEFAWNTLLHRMYRIMKIITELE from the coding sequence ATGAAACCACAAAATAAATGGATTCCTTATTTCTGGGGCATAATGGCCGGCATATGGCTATTAGCCGCAGTTGAGGCTATTTATTTTTATTCAAAATTCTTAAAGGATAGAACCAAAACAGAACAACAAAAAAAAGAAACTGAAGCCAAAATTATCCCACTTTCCGCTTTAGATAGTTTAAAATATTATGTTGATGAACTGGCAACACATGATTCCATTTCTCATGGGACATTCGGTTTTTTTGTTGCAACAGCCGACAGCGGAAAAATAATCTACGAAAGGAACAGCGACATAAGTCTTATTCCCGCATCATCGCTTAAAGTTGTAACAACAGGAATCGCTTTAAAGACTTTAGGCAAAGATTTTTATTTCCCCACCATATTGCAATATTCAGGTGTCATCGACAAAAATTCCAAAACACTCAGAGGTAATATTTATATCCACGGAAGCGGCGACCCAACTTTAGGTTCAAATAATTTTGGAGTCAATGCGATGGAAATTACGTTAAGACAATGGTTAACCGCTATTGACAGCCTTGGCATTGATTCTATCAATGGTTCAATAATTGGCGATGGAGAAATTTACGATTATGATGCAACACCCGGAGGATGGGCATGGGAAGATGTTGTGAACAATTATGGTGCAGCGCCATCTGGGCTTTCATTCCATGATAATTGTTACGATATAAAAGTTACCATTACCAAATATGGCGTCAAATCAGAGATTGAACCGGATGTTCCGCAGTTTACCACGCAGAATAATATTCTTTACAATCCTTTTATCTATAACAGTTATGTTTATGCAGCAGGGCCGCCATTTGTAAATGAACGCATCGTTCGTGGTGAAGTAAAATATAATGGAGTTTATTCCTGCCCTGTCCCTGATCCTGCTTATTTCTGCGCATACACGCTTTATAAATATCTCAAGAAAAATAAAATCAACGTCAGTGACTCAGCAACAACCATAAGAAAATTAAATTTAAAAGGGTATTATGAAAAACCTTTGCGCAAGCCTGTATTGATTACATATTCTCCATCACTAACTAATATTGCATATTTCACTTTACATGTAAGCGATAATATGTATGCTGAAACTTTCCTGAAAGAAATTTCGGTTGCTAAAAATAAATTTGGCAACACACTTGGAGGCATCAATGCAATTTATGATTACTGGTCGGATAAAAACATTGACCTGCGTGGGTTCTACATGACCGATGGAAGCGGGCTTTCAAGAAATAATAATATCACAGCAAAACAACTCACATACATGCTGGTTTCGTTTGCAAACGATTCCGATATTTTTGTTCCTCTTTATAAATGTATGCCTATAGTTGGAGAAAATTATTACAATAAGGATTCGGATTCAACTTCAATTTTCAGATATAACATTCATGCAAAAAGCGGCTATATGAGCCGTGTGCGAAGCTATACAGGATATTGCAGAAACAAAAAAGGGAAAATGCTTGCATTCACCATGATTGCAAACAATCATGAATTTGCTTGGAATACGTTGCTGCATCGCATGTACAGGATCATGAAAATTATTACGGAATTGGAGTAA
- a CDS encoding pentapeptide repeat-containing protein, producing MPENKNYKNTDFTKNSLEKGEYESCTFTNCIFYNLDLSNYIFRECEFNGCDLSLAKLKNTTLNDIRFINCKLLGLHFNNCNAFLFSVCFENCLLKLSVFINMKLKKMIFKNCNIQEADFSEAELTNSVFDFCDLQRTIFFHTNLEMVDFRTSYNYSIDPEQNKMKKAKFAASGLSGLLDKYNIIIE from the coding sequence ATGCCTGAAAATAAAAATTATAAAAACACCGACTTCACGAAAAACAGCTTAGAGAAAGGCGAATACGAAAGCTGCACATTTACAAACTGCATATTTTATAATTTGGATTTATCGAATTATATTTTTCGTGAATGCGAATTCAATGGCTGCGATTTAAGCCTGGCAAAGCTAAAGAATACAACACTCAACGATATTCGTTTTATCAATTGCAAATTATTAGGCTTGCATTTCAATAACTGCAACGCGTTCCTGTTTTCTGTATGTTTCGAGAACTGTTTACTGAAACTTTCAGTTTTCATAAACATGAAATTAAAAAAGATGATTTTTAAAAATTGTAATATACAGGAAGCCGACTTCTCAGAAGCTGAACTCACAAATTCTGTTTTTGATTTCTGCGATTTGCAACGGACCATATTTTTTCATACAAATCTTGAAATGGTTGATTTTCGCACATCGTATAATTATTCGATCGACCCTGAACAAAATAAAATGAAGAAAGCAAAATTCGCAGCATCAGGTTTGTCGGGCTTATTGGATAAATACAATATTATTATTGAATAG
- a CDS encoding transglutaminase domain-containing protein has product MHFFSKIIFIFSFTCFFTLGIYSQNLSIPAFRTTDCRKLSEHITKELASDSDKVVAIHKWITHNIKYDVKKWLNFNYDPVPLKKVLKKRKANCLGYSELFNELCKYANLKSVKVTGYVKDINVDSVDNFYLDEHAWNAVLLNNKWKNIDECWDAGYIKYSKVTLFGHIVKALTFGKTIIIKYKPHFVKNPSDNYFLRSGKFFSYDHLSLNPLWQLNSTGFSIKQFKADDAFYFKNIPNNIKNDIYDNANNNERMNYYSSDENYKIIDDGIRGNRFNFRNHYCLARAYYAIAENEISKFDLNSINKVEQNELYDTVISCVQKSLIEYDTNASYLRKQKNELLTNSIIKKNTVIRQNNNLIRATKNIYRNLSNGKKLAKKNIKLAKKLTKTYESKYKKLEKNKSFFKTKLAKSPTPIDSLKYYYDALFTSDSIAWQQDSINIFFTNGDKSHKIISKNINEYAIGSELYTNIETTLKATRFEYYDDLDHEIRMLKDTVLAHKYMNDANLFIDSTFFFKALYKDLKLIKNKIYRQSFLFKNKAAYLTKLKASCINEGNLKEEYEQNLLVLKKNIETFSTQMEDWISRYNEFKRFCRKQKSLTKAELISYINEKATEYGFYTVRNKYIKHHFSALISNNKYHVKKTMELKRKAESHKKKLEKIK; this is encoded by the coding sequence ATGCACTTCTTTTCAAAAATCATTTTCATATTTTCGTTTACTTGTTTTTTTACACTTGGTATATATTCGCAAAACCTGAGTATTCCTGCCTTTCGTACTACCGACTGCCGGAAACTTTCGGAACATATTACCAAAGAGCTTGCTAGCGATAGCGATAAAGTTGTTGCCATTCATAAATGGATAACTCATAATATTAAATACGATGTAAAAAAATGGTTGAACTTTAATTACGACCCTGTTCCGCTGAAAAAAGTATTAAAAAAACGTAAGGCAAACTGTTTGGGTTATAGCGAACTCTTTAACGAACTGTGCAAATATGCAAATTTAAAATCGGTAAAAGTTACGGGTTATGTTAAAGATATTAATGTTGACAGCGTTGATAATTTTTATCTTGATGAACATGCATGGAATGCTGTGCTTTTAAATAATAAATGGAAAAATATTGATGAATGCTGGGATGCGGGCTATATAAAATACAGCAAGGTTACTTTGTTCGGACATATTGTAAAAGCCCTTACTTTCGGGAAAACGATAATCATAAAATATAAACCTCATTTTGTAAAAAATCCGTCCGATAATTATTTCCTTAGATCAGGAAAATTTTTCAGCTACGATCATCTTTCTTTGAATCCATTATGGCAACTGAACTCTACGGGCTTTTCCATAAAACAATTCAAAGCCGATGATGCTTTTTATTTCAAAAATATTCCGAATAATATTAAAAATGACATATACGATAATGCCAATAATAACGAACGAATGAATTATTATAGCTCTGATGAAAATTATAAAATCATTGACGACGGAATTAGAGGCAATCGATTTAATTTCCGCAATCATTATTGCCTTGCCCGTGCATATTACGCCATTGCTGAAAATGAAATTTCAAAATTTGATTTGAATTCCATCAATAAAGTTGAGCAAAACGAATTGTACGATACTGTTATAAGTTGTGTGCAGAAATCGCTTATTGAATATGATACCAATGCTTCGTATTTACGTAAGCAAAAAAATGAATTACTCACTAATAGTATTATCAAGAAGAACACGGTTATCAGGCAAAACAATAATTTAATCAGGGCAACAAAAAATATTTACAGGAATCTTTCCAATGGAAAAAAGTTGGCGAAGAAAAATATAAAACTTGCAAAAAAACTTACGAAGACATATGAAAGTAAATACAAAAAATTAGAAAAAAACAAATCGTTTTTTAAAACTAAACTTGCCAAATCCCCCACTCCTATTGATTCCCTGAAATATTATTACGATGCGCTTTTCACAAGCGATTCAATAGCATGGCAACAGGATTCCATAAATATCTTTTTTACAAACGGAGATAAATCACATAAAATTATTTCTAAAAACATTAATGAATATGCTATAGGTTCTGAGCTTTATACAAATATTGAAACTACATTAAAGGCTACCCGCTTTGAATATTACGATGATCTTGATCATGAAATCAGAATGCTTAAAGATACTGTTCTTGCTCATAAATACATGAACGATGCAAATTTATTTATCGACAGTACTTTCTTCTTTAAAGCGCTATACAAAGATCTAAAACTTATTAAAAATAAAATATACAGGCAATCTTTCCTGTTTAAAAATAAAGCAGCATATCTTACAAAACTCAAAGCTTCATGCATAAATGAAGGCAATCTTAAGGAAGAATATGAACAGAATTTATTGGTATTAAAAAAAAATATTGAAACGTTTTCAACACAAATGGAAGATTGGATTTCAAGATATAATGAGTTTAAGCGCTTTTGCAGGAAACAAAAATCGTTGACCAAGGCGGAGCTTATTTCATACATTAATGAAAAAGCAACGGAATATGGCTTTTATACAGTACGTAACAAATATATTAAACATCATTTCTCTGCTTTAATATCGAATAATAAATACCATGTCAAAAAAACGATGGAATTAAAGAGAAAAGCAGAAAGTCATAAAAAGAAATTAGAGAAAATAAAATAG